In Jeotgalibaca arthritidis, a single genomic region encodes these proteins:
- the aroE gene encoding shikimate dehydrogenase — MTSIRDISATTELAAVIGQPIKHSKSPAIYNYCFDHAGLNMVYLAFETSESETVDRIRQLQALGARGINVTMPGKVEALQCVSKLDPVARYVQAINMIVKENNQWAGYNTDGKGFWGSVKAQGQELVDKKIVLFGSGSTARVILAQAVVEGSKQVTIIARGLERPLAIKDVIGQLEADYPTIKINLLDQQNEEQLKQALWEADIVVQTTSVGMSPHQDQSILKDSDWLNPNSFVCDIVYEPRETLFLKQAKKRGCQTLGGIHMLVYQASFNYQLFTGEMMPVADVLSILESK, encoded by the coding sequence ATGACATCGATTCGTGATATTAGTGCAACAACAGAACTAGCTGCGGTGATTGGACAGCCTATTAAACATTCAAAATCACCAGCGATTTATAACTACTGCTTTGACCATGCTGGCTTAAATATGGTTTATCTAGCATTTGAAACGAGTGAATCAGAAACAGTTGACCGAATAAGACAGCTACAAGCGCTTGGTGCTAGAGGGATTAACGTGACCATGCCAGGCAAGGTGGAAGCTTTACAGTGTGTGAGTAAACTGGATCCCGTTGCGCGTTATGTGCAAGCCATCAATATGATTGTAAAAGAAAATAATCAGTGGGCAGGCTACAATACGGATGGCAAGGGCTTTTGGGGATCTGTTAAAGCACAAGGACAAGAGTTAGTTGATAAAAAAATTGTTTTATTTGGTTCAGGCAGTACAGCCAGAGTGATTCTTGCGCAAGCAGTTGTTGAAGGCTCTAAGCAAGTGACAATTATTGCTCGCGGCTTGGAGCGGCCATTAGCCATCAAGGACGTTATCGGGCAATTAGAGGCCGATTATCCAACTATAAAGATAAACTTACTTGATCAGCAGAATGAAGAGCAGCTCAAACAAGCATTGTGGGAAGCAGATATTGTTGTTCAAACAACGTCAGTTGGGATGTCACCTCATCAAGATCAGTCTATTTTAAAGGATAGTGACTGGTTAAATCCCAATAGCTTTGTTTGCGATATCGTTTACGAACCAAGAGAAACATTATTTTTAAAGCAAGCGAAAAAGAGAGGCTGTCAGACGTTAGGTGGCATTCATATGTTAGTCTACCAAGCCAGTTTCAATTATCAGCTGTTTACAGGCGAAATGATGCCAGTTGCTGATGTACTTTCAATATTAGAATCGAAATAA
- the aroB gene encoding 3-dehydroquinate synthase, translating to METVHIGVDKPYDVKMGRGLLREADRHLAAFVENKHVMIITDETVMSHGYVDQLQLALSDITAGIHVVAFPAGEAQKSMDNVVRLVQKLAEYNFSRQDMVIALGGGVIGDLAGFVASIYLRGIDFIQIPTTLLAAIDSSVGGKTAVDLPQGKNLVGAFYHPKVVLCDVDTFQTLEPSVFEDGCSELIKYGMIMNPSLLEALINRPRPLQASDDDIIEMVKVCVEMKRQVVLEDEFDNGLRQLLNYGHTLGHAFEQVSHYDISHGRAIAQGMSVFLQMAYKDNQLADDYKQTFDHLLKQYHLLNEKYHYSSQELAKAMINDKKRRNQDITIVFPTEFGKADLFHYDVQYFLDWFDKEWQTYDIDS from the coding sequence ATGGAAACCGTTCATATAGGGGTTGATAAGCCCTATGATGTCAAAATGGGCAGGGGGTTGTTAAGAGAGGCTGACCGCCATTTAGCAGCTTTTGTTGAAAATAAGCACGTTATGATTATTACAGATGAAACAGTTATGAGTCATGGCTATGTTGACCAACTTCAATTAGCCTTATCAGATATTACCGCTGGAATTCATGTGGTAGCTTTTCCAGCCGGTGAAGCGCAAAAATCAATGGATAATGTGGTGAGATTGGTCCAAAAACTCGCTGAATATAACTTTTCAAGACAAGATATGGTGATTGCTTTAGGAGGAGGCGTTATTGGGGACTTAGCTGGTTTTGTCGCTAGCATATATTTAAGAGGAATTGATTTTATTCAAATCCCGACAACACTTCTTGCAGCAATTGATTCATCAGTTGGTGGTAAAACGGCCGTTGATTTACCACAAGGAAAAAATTTAGTGGGTGCCTTTTATCATCCTAAGGTAGTGCTTTGCGATGTGGATACGTTCCAAACCTTGGAGCCATCGGTTTTTGAGGATGGTTGTAGTGAATTGATTAAGTACGGCATGATTATGAATCCTAGTCTTTTGGAGGCTCTGATCAATCGTCCGCGTCCTCTTCAAGCTAGCGATGACGATATTATCGAAATGGTTAAGGTATGTGTTGAAATGAAGCGACAAGTTGTCCTTGAAGATGAGTTCGATAATGGCTTACGACAACTGTTAAACTACGGTCATACATTGGGCCATGCCTTTGAACAAGTCAGCCATTATGACATCAGCCATGGGCGGGCTATTGCACAAGGGATGTCTGTTTTTCTACAAATGGCTTATAAAGACAATCAACTTGCAGATGATTATAAACAGACATTTGATCACTTGCTAAAGCAATATCATTTGCTAAATGAAAAATATCATTATAGCAGTCAAGAGCTCGCTAAAGCGATGATTAATGATAAGAAGAGACGAAATCAAGATATTACCATTGTTTTTCCGACTGAATTTGGAAAGGCTGATTTATTTCATTACGATGTTCAGTATTTCTTAGACTGGTTTGATAAGGAGTGGCAAACATATGACATCGATTCGTGA
- the aroA gene encoding 3-phosphoshikimate 1-carboxyvinyltransferase: MRPLIHHAKQLKGTLTIPGDKSISHRSIMLGAIAEGKTRITGFLRAEDCLSTIQVMRQLGATIHDDGEKIVVEGKGMNGLTAPSELLDVGNSGTTIRLLAGLLAGQPFKSVLAGDQYLNKRPMQRVITPLSQMGAKLHGHEGTELPPLTIEPVDHLQAIRYEMPVASAQVKSAIILAGLQAEGETVVIEKERSRNHTEEMLQQFGGQIDVNGKEIRLKGGQTLKGQTIEVPGDISSAAFFLVAGLIVPNSDLLLKNVGINETRSGIIDVIKDMGGNITISMRPNGISADIRVQTSQLKATTINGEMIPRLIDEIPIIALLATQAEGDTVIEDAEELKVKETDRIHAVASQLNKMNAHINETEDGMIIHGGSSLQGAEVDSFGDHRIGMMLQVAALLTQSEVHMKDADCVNISYPTFFDEIARLVQA, translated from the coding sequence ATGAGACCATTAATTCACCATGCCAAACAACTAAAGGGAACATTAACGATACCAGGCGACAAGTCTATTTCTCACCGTAGTATTATGCTAGGTGCGATTGCTGAAGGTAAAACTCGAATTACAGGCTTTCTTCGGGCAGAAGATTGCTTGAGCACGATTCAAGTTATGCGTCAGTTAGGTGCGACCATTCATGATGACGGTGAGAAAATTGTTGTAGAAGGTAAGGGAATGAATGGACTCACTGCTCCAAGTGAGTTACTAGATGTTGGAAACTCTGGCACGACGATTCGTTTGTTAGCGGGACTTTTAGCTGGACAACCCTTCAAGAGTGTTTTAGCAGGTGACCAGTATTTAAATAAGCGTCCTATGCAACGTGTCATTACGCCTTTAAGCCAAATGGGAGCAAAGCTTCATGGCCATGAAGGGACCGAATTACCGCCGCTAACAATTGAACCGGTTGATCACCTACAAGCGATTCGCTATGAGATGCCAGTTGCGAGCGCTCAAGTGAAATCCGCCATTATCCTAGCTGGCTTGCAGGCTGAAGGTGAGACGGTTGTTATTGAAAAGGAACGGTCACGTAACCACACAGAAGAAATGTTACAACAATTCGGCGGTCAAATCGATGTGAACGGGAAAGAAATCCGCCTAAAAGGTGGACAAACACTTAAAGGACAAACCATTGAAGTGCCAGGTGATATTTCCTCAGCAGCCTTTTTCCTTGTTGCCGGTTTAATTGTACCAAATAGTGACTTACTTTTAAAAAATGTAGGCATTAACGAAACACGTTCAGGTATCATCGATGTCATTAAAGATATGGGTGGTAATATAACCATTAGCATGCGTCCAAATGGGATTAGTGCGGATATTCGTGTTCAAACGAGCCAATTAAAAGCAACTACTATTAATGGTGAAATGATTCCGCGATTAATTGATGAGATTCCGATCATTGCGCTTCTAGCAACACAGGCAGAAGGTGATACAGTCATTGAAGATGCTGAAGAATTAAAAGTAAAAGAAACGGATCGTATTCATGCGGTAGCATCTCAATTAAACAAGATGAATGCTCACATTAATGAGACGGAAGACGGCATGATTATTCATGGAGGCAGTTCATTACAGGGAGCAGAAGTAGATAGTTTTGGTGACCATCGCATTGGGATGATGCTGCAAGTCGCAGCGTTATTAACACAAAGCGAGGTTCATATGAAAGATGCGGACTGTGTAAATATCAGTTATCCGACTTTCTTTGATGAGATTGCTAGACTCGTTCAGGCCTAG
- the aroC gene encoding chorismate synthase, which translates to MRFITAGESHGPVLTTIIEGLPAGMPFDIEAINQALAKRQEGYGRGNRMKIETDKIQVTAGVRHGKTLGSPVTLSVVNKDYKNWQSVMSAEVVEEEKEKKSRVVHRPRPGHADLVGGIKYHHKDLRNVLERSSARETTMRVAIGAVATQLLEQLGVEVVAYVCELGGIKGQVDVSQMPLAEIRDRANQSPVKMVDADKEQQVKDKIDETKRAGNTLGGVVEVIAEGLPVGLGSYTQWDKKIDARLAQAMVSINAFKGVEFGDGFEVGRRYGSEVMDEIAYTPEQGFYRLSNHLGGIEGGMTNGMPIIVRGVKKPIPTLYRPLQSVDIYSKEEYQASIERSDTTAVPAASIIAQAVVATELVQAVLEKFPNDSFDELKKAVSDYREYSKNPDMWIEEE; encoded by the coding sequence TTGAGATTTATTACAGCAGGAGAATCACATGGACCAGTATTAACAACGATAATTGAAGGATTGCCGGCAGGAATGCCATTTGATATTGAAGCAATTAACCAAGCATTGGCTAAACGCCAAGAAGGTTACGGTCGTGGAAACCGTATGAAAATTGAGACGGATAAAATTCAAGTCACAGCAGGCGTACGCCATGGGAAAACTTTAGGATCACCTGTGACCCTATCCGTTGTCAATAAAGACTATAAAAACTGGCAAAGTGTCATGAGTGCAGAAGTTGTTGAAGAAGAGAAAGAGAAGAAGAGTCGTGTTGTTCACCGTCCTCGTCCAGGACACGCTGATTTAGTAGGCGGAATTAAGTACCACCATAAAGACTTAAGAAACGTTTTAGAGCGCTCTTCTGCCAGAGAAACGACTATGCGTGTGGCGATTGGTGCAGTGGCAACTCAATTATTAGAGCAACTAGGTGTTGAAGTGGTTGCTTATGTTTGCGAACTTGGTGGGATTAAAGGGCAAGTAGATGTGTCACAAATGCCATTAGCTGAAATTAGAGATCGTGCTAACCAATCACCTGTAAAAATGGTCGATGCTGATAAAGAACAACAAGTAAAAGACAAGATTGATGAAACGAAGAGAGCTGGTAATACATTAGGTGGCGTCGTTGAAGTTATTGCTGAAGGATTGCCAGTTGGTTTGGGAAGTTACACTCAATGGGATAAAAAGATTGATGCTAGACTTGCGCAAGCAATGGTCAGTATCAATGCTTTCAAAGGTGTTGAATTTGGTGACGGCTTTGAGGTAGGTAGACGTTACGGTAGTGAAGTAATGGATGAAATTGCTTATACACCAGAGCAAGGGTTTTACCGTTTAAGTAATCATTTGGGTGGTATTGAAGGTGGTATGACAAATGGGATGCCAATCATTGTTAGAGGTGTCAAAAAGCCAATTCCAACGCTTTACCGTCCACTACAAAGTGTTGATATTTATTCAAAAGAAGAATACCAAGCAAGTATTGAACGAAGCGATACAACCGCTGTTCCAGCAGCAAGTATTATTGCGCAAGCCGTTGTTGCGACAGAATTAGTTCAAGCTGTTTTAGAAAAATTCCCTAACGATAGTTTTGATGAATTGAAAAAAGCAGTTAGCGATTATCGTGAATACAGCAAAAACCCGGATATGTGGATAGAAGAGGAGTAA